From Brassica oleracea var. oleracea cultivar TO1000 chromosome C3, BOL, whole genome shotgun sequence, a single genomic window includes:
- the LOC106329460 gene encoding putative fatty acyl-CoA reductase 7: MEPSCVQFLENKTVLVTGASGFLAKVFVERVLRLQPKVRRLYLLVRASDNKAAKQRLHSEVFEKDLFRVLRKNVGDECLNALISEKVVPIPGDISLNNMGVIRDSNLLQDMMQEIDIIVNSAATTRFDERYDVALGINTFGPLNILNFAKKCAKPQLLLHVSTAYVCGERSGLILEKPFAMGESLNGKNKVDIDAEMLLVEQKLKQLKKLGYSEEETKQAMKDLGLKRAKLYGWPNTYVFTKAMGEMLIGYCRKSMPIVIIRPTIITSTFSDPFPGWIESIKTIDSVIVSFRKGLLKCFLVDDMAVCDLIPVDMVANAMIVTAAEHSRESGSHTIYHVGSSYQNPVMYKQIYEILNRFFLASPLLGRNGLPIVPNVKIFPTMARFRVYTSLRYKLPLQILRLLRLIFPSQLGEKYEVHNRRFNIAMRMVKLYRPYVIFKGIFDDRNLERLRIKNEGTEIDKLIGSTKCIDWEDYFMNIHIRGLITHVLKK; the protein is encoded by the exons ATGGAACCAAGTTGTGTTCAGTTTCTTGAGAATAAGACAGTTCTCGTCACTGGCGCATCCGGTTTTCTTGCTAAAG TTTTCGTGGAGCGAGTTCTGAGATTGCAACCAAAGGTGAGGAGGCTTTACCTCCTCGTAAGAGCATCCGACAACAAGGCCGCGAAGCAACGGTTACACAGTGAG GTTTTCGAGAAAGATTTATTTAGGGTGTTGAGAAAGAATGTTGGTGATGAATGTCTAAACGCTTTAATATCGGAGAAAGTTGTTCCTATTCCGGGTGACATATCACTAAACAATATGGGAGTGATCAGAGATTCTAATCTCTTACAAGATATGATGCAAGAGATCGACATCATTGTGAATTCTGCTGCCACCACGAGATTCGATGAAAG ATATGATGTTGCTCTTGGGATCAACACATTTGGACCTCTCAATATCCTTAACTTTGCTAAGAAGTGTGCAAAACCACAATTGCTTCTTCATGTATCTACTG CCTATGTTTGTGGGGAAAGATCCGGACTCATACTAGAAAAACCTTTTGCTATGGGAGAAAGTCTAAATGGCAAAAACAAGGTAGATATCGATGCGGAAATGTTATTGGTAGAGCAGAAACTGAAACAACTCAAGAAACTAGGTTATTCAGAAGAAGAAACCAAACAAGCCATGAAAGATCTCGGATTGAAAAG GGCAAAACTTTATGGATGGCCAAACACATATGTCTTCACGAAAGCAATGGGAGAAATGCTTATTGGCTACTGTAGAAAATCTATGCCTATTGTAATCATACGTCCCACAATTATCACAAGCACTTTCTCTGACCCATTCCCCGGCTGGATTGAAAGTATAAA GACCATAGACAGTGTGATTGTTTCATTTAGAAAGGGACTGCTAAAGTGTTTCCTTGTTGATGATATGGCAGTATGTGATCTT ATACCCGTCGATATGGTGGCAAACGCAATGATTGTGACCGCAGCTGAACATTCACGTGAGTCAGGGAGTCATACCATATACCATGTCGGCTCATCTTATCAGAACCCGGTGATGTATAAACAGATATATGAAATTCTAAATCGTTTTTTCCTGGCGAGCCCTCTGCTCGGTCGCAATGGCTTGCCTATTGTCCCAAACGTCAAAATATTTCCCACAATGGCTAGGTTTCGTGTCTACACGAGCCTTCGTTATAAATTACCTTTACAG ATATTGCGATTACTTAGATTAATTTTTCCATCGCAACTCGGGGAGAAATATGAAGTTCACAATCGTAGATTCAATATAGCGATGAGAATGGTGAAACTTTACAGGCCTTATGTAATCTTCAAAGGCAT ATTTGATGATAGAAACCTGGAAAGATTACGAATCAAGAATGAAGGCACAGAGATAGACAAATTAATCGGCTCCACCAAATGCATTGATTGGGAAGACTACTTCATGAATATACATATCCGTGGCCTCATTACACACGTACTCAAGAAATAA
- the LOC106331404 gene encoding 60S ribosomal protein L10a-3, with protein sequence MSKLQSEAVREAISSMITHCKETKPRKFTETIELQIGLKNYDPQKDKRFSGSVKLPHIPRPKMKICMLGDAQHVEEAEKIGLESMDVEALKKLNKNKKLVKKLAKKFHAFLASESVIKQIPRLLGPGLNKAGKFPTLVSHQESLEAKVNETKATVKFQLKKVLCMGVAVGNLDMEEKQIFQNVQMSVNFLVSLLKKNWQNVRCLYLKSTMGPPNRVF encoded by the exons ATGAG TAAGCTCCAGAGTGAAGCCGTGAGAGAGGCGATCTCCTCCATGATCACTCACTGCAAGGAGACAAAGCCACGCAAGTTCACCGAGACCATCGAGCTCCAGATTGGTCTCAAGAACTACGACCCACAAAAGGACAAACGGTTCAGCGGTTCCGTCAAGTTGCCTCACATCCCAAGGCCTAAGATGAAGATCTGCATGCTCGGTGATGCCCAGCACGTTGAAGAG GCTGAGAAGATTGGGTTGGAGTCTATGGATGTGGAAGCGCTTAAGAAGCTGAACAAGAACAAGAAACTTGTCAAGAAGCTAGCGAAGAAGTTCCACGCTTTCCTTGCTTCTGAATCTGTTATTAAGCAGATTCCTCGTCTTCTTGGTCCTGGTCTCAACAAGGCAG GAAAGTTCCCAACTCTTGTGAGCCACCAAGAGTCTTTGGAAGCCAAAGTGAATGAGACCAAGGCAACTGTGAAGTTCCAGCTCAAGAAGGTTCTTTGCATGGGTGTCGCTGTTGGTAACCTTGACATGGAGGAGAAGCAGATCTTTCAGAATGTTCAGATGAGTGTCAACTTCCTTGTTTCACTTCTGAAGAAGAACTGGCAAAAT GTGAGGTGTTTGTACTTGAAGAGTACAATGGGTCCACCAAACCGTGTGTTCTAA